One window of Pyrus communis chromosome 12, drPyrComm1.1, whole genome shotgun sequence genomic DNA carries:
- the LOC137711217 gene encoding uncharacterized protein, translating into MAPTELRELKNQLQVLVDKDFIQPSTLPWGAPVLFVRKKDGTLRLCTDYWQLNRLKISSEDVPKTAFKTRYGHYEFLVMPFGLTNAPVAFMDLMNLVFQPYLDRLREHQLYSKFSKCQFWLDQVAFWDTSYLLKSFQQLKYCLTHAPILALPDDSGNFERDLNLRQQGWLELLSDYDCMIDYHPGRANVVADALSRKSQGCINALYANRVPLLVDLRSTGVRLEVEDQEVALLANFQVRLILIDRVLEAQMVVEETQEIIQARNQGKKKDFRVRESDGMLMQESRMFVLNNLEFKKAILDEMHILAYAMHPGATKMYHTI; encoded by the exons ATGGCTCCTactgagttgagggaattgaaaaacCAGTTGCAGGTATTAGTGGACAAAgattttattcagcctagtactttaccctggggagctccagtgttgtttgtgagaaagaaagacgggactttgaggctatgcacTGATTActggcaattgaatcgg TTGAAGATCAGTAGTGAGGATGTCCCTAAAACAGCTTTCaagactcgttatggtcattacgagtttctggtaatgccatttggattgacgaatgcaccagtagcttttatggatttgatgaacctaGTATTCCAGCcgtatttggatag gttgagggaacaccaactgtattctaagtttagcaagtgccaattttggttagatcaagtggcattttgGGACACGTCatatctgctcaag agttttcagcagttgaagtattgtctcactcatgcacctattttggcactcccagatgATAGTGGTAATTTCGAG agggatcttaatcttcgtcagcagggatggttggaactgcttagtgactatgattgcatgattgattatcaccctggtcgtgcgaacgtggtagctgatgcacttagtaGAAAATCTCAGGGctgtatcaatgcgttgtacgctaatCGTGTTCCTCTTCTAGTAGACTTGAGATCAACTGGAGTGAGGTTAGAGGTAGAAGATCAGGAGGTAgccttacttgctaattttcaagttaggcttattttaattgatcgtgtaCTTGAAGCCCAGATGGTTGTTGAAGAGACTCAGGAAATAATTCAAGCAAGGAAtcaggggaaaaagaaagactttAGAGTTCGAGAATCGGATGGCATGCTTATGCAAGAGAGTAGAATGTTTGTGCTGAATAATTTGGAATTCAAGAAAGCAATTCTAGATGAAATGCATATCTTAGCTTATGcgatgcatccaggagctactaaaatgtatcataccatttga